Proteins from one candidate division KSB1 bacterium genomic window:
- a CDS encoding T9SS type A sorting domain-containing protein, whose translation SSPEVRQTGISGMQMNNEMVANIFANLQTETMTNAVYIQIRSLQNFNNLKDDSTYYWRVKAVDQYGAESNFTSGTSRFFFNKTNTAPQPVIAGFSPKDGIEVRTNKPELSWHPAKDADLSDHAGTLRYKLQLDDDGEFVSNYKYQYTTAMGLNTFEVPDPLSENVKWYYRVQAVDDEGLFSTWSAVQNFWVNAIDEAPRPFALYAPANNSAVSSDTLKFSWASTYDVDPNDKFSFTMEYSTSSSFSENVNSIPNLTDSTFIIETKGMRQTVYYWRVKAVDSDGLVTWGSNSGISPWSFQFHPTAVFDDHKNFPQEFHLSQNHPNPFNPETVIDYQLPISCHVVITIYNTLGQEIRRLIDNDHQPGYHQILWDGKDNSGNQVGTGIYLYQMRAGEFVAVKKMILIQ comes from the coding sequence TCTCCAGCCCTGAAGTCCGTCAAACGGGTATTTCGGGCATGCAAATGAACAATGAGATGGTAGCAAATATCTTCGCTAATCTTCAAACTGAAACCATGACCAATGCAGTTTACATCCAGATTCGCAGTTTGCAAAATTTCAACAATCTCAAGGACGATTCGACCTACTATTGGCGGGTCAAGGCAGTGGATCAATATGGAGCGGAATCCAATTTCACCAGCGGCACTAGTCGGTTCTTTTTTAATAAAACCAACACGGCCCCGCAGCCTGTGATCGCTGGTTTCTCGCCCAAAGATGGCATCGAAGTGCGAACCAACAAGCCTGAGCTAAGCTGGCATCCCGCTAAAGATGCGGATTTGAGCGACCATGCGGGGACGCTGCGCTACAAATTGCAGTTGGATGATGATGGCGAATTTGTAAGCAATTATAAGTATCAATACACCACTGCCATGGGATTGAACACCTTTGAAGTGCCCGATCCGCTCAGCGAAAATGTGAAGTGGTACTATCGAGTGCAAGCGGTCGATGATGAAGGTTTGTTCTCAACCTGGTCAGCGGTTCAGAACTTCTGGGTCAATGCCATCGATGAAGCGCCAAGGCCGTTTGCATTGTACGCCCCTGCTAATAATAGCGCTGTAAGTTCAGACACGCTCAAATTTTCCTGGGCCAGCACCTATGATGTTGATCCCAATGATAAATTCAGCTTCACGATGGAATATAGCACAAGCAGCAGCTTTTCAGAGAATGTTAATTCGATTCCCAATTTGACGGATTCTACTTTCATCATCGAAACCAAAGGAATGAGACAGACAGTCTATTATTGGCGGGTCAAAGCTGTCGATAGTGATGGACTGGTCACGTGGGGCAGCAATAGCGGGATTTCCCCGTGGTCTTTCCAGTTCCATCCCACGGCTGTTTTCGATGATCATAAAAATTTTCCCCAAGAATTTCATTTATCCCAGAATCATCCCAACCCCTTCAATCCTGAGACAGTCATCGATTATCAGCTTCCCATCTCCTGTCATGTGGTGATTACCATCTACAATACCCTTGGCCAGGAAATTAGAAGACTAATCGATAACGACCACCAGCCAGGCTACCACCAAATCCTCTGGGATGGGAAGGACAATTCTGGCAACCAAGTCGGCACGGGAATTTATCTGTATCAGATGCGGGCGGGTGAGTTTGTGGCGGTAAAAAAGATGATC